In Fundulus heteroclitus isolate FHET01 chromosome 16, MU-UCD_Fhet_4.1, whole genome shotgun sequence, a single genomic region encodes these proteins:
- the srrm2 gene encoding serine/arginine repetitive matrix protein 2 isoform X1, which produces MYNGIGLTTPRGSGTNGYVQRNLSSLRVKRPRDERGGERDEKDRERLESQLNRQPNADILEHQRKRQLEVKCAELQDMMEEQGYSVEEIDEKVNSFRMMLLEKEEPAPAAAQKPTVTETHALAAANQQKNDRLRAAFGISSDYVDGSSFHADRKEKEKEKREQERLEREKLQQQQKYTLVEDSDDSDSPPKKRGRKKKKKNKNRDSSSESSSPSPRKDKKKSKKKKKKREASEDEDDSSSDEKEKLSKKKRKRSESSSPPKAKSGRRRSVSSSSGSSSQSPPPSRSRLKEQTAKKPEGRKEKSPDRRRRGSEEHSPQRRAGEGRRPNPEREKEQRREMEKTKRRHDSSSSPSPEKDKNLDRGRGRRSRSKQREREKGQTRNTDVDTRQHSRNVELEKRRRSRSIEVEKRRRSRSIEMDKRRRRSRSIEMEKRRRSRSIEMEKRRRRSRSIEMEKRRRRSRSIEMEKRRSIEMEKRRRSESVEMDKGDQSRSDEEIREVRNKGKASIPQRIRQDSSSSPSPPPPQQEQERSRVPDREKDGNKQHRTTRHDSSSPSPPPPEKERARRGRSGDKDRIPEKDILSNSRARSEKDTKKDDVERPDRPPSPHQQKGDRVRGGHLARDSPLPPSGPSNGGQLERPSERRQETNKERSTDRHLNKQKEEGGEKRRIEVQRASSSEGRRDGPRPSETSRSERQEKLRSPVKEKRVEDKVKQPAKRQESSSSSSSSSSSDSDSDSSSSSSSSSSSSSSSSSEDEGDANKAASPEQERSVPRKNYPSAIGAAVERFLANGKKESSASEGDGTGRPHRDREPAVNKTERESPPREDPAEDLPPQATGQERYSPTHVESRSPSPSPPSRGRRYSPETRAGDRAKDKDAIKRTTRSSPIARSSQSPPQRASTIPAPARTPPRQYQEPPSRSRRPSPPLSRLDRDRDRVKGREWERVGRRSRSRSPRRRSRSRPRSPRRRSGSRPRSPRRRSGSRPRSPRRRSGSRPRSPRRRSGSRPRSPRRRSGSRPRSPRRRSGSRPRSPRRRNGSRPRSPRRRSISRPRSPRRRSISRPRSPRRRSISRPRSPRRRSISRPTSPRRRSISRPRSPRRRSGSRLRNLRGRSGSRPISRPKSPRRRSRSTSRIIGRPSPPSRFRRSPSPQRRGRTSRSPSAERLREPERGRQRDVPQERQPAKVVSPPQRSSSSSSSSSSGSSSSSSSSPSPPRARKDEKPPAERDPRPPQDNGKPKSRSSSSQAPSRDSPIAAAPAGRSPPSESRRSDEIPPRSPALSQSDGRRPAPGRSRKPTSPVAHQQPEKAVGKDTAVNGKEKAKRSSSSSSSSSSSSSSSSSSSSSSSSSSSDSSDSEVEQGKGKPVKARSSHSSSSSSSDEKDTKKKSPARPRRVPADSLRDSRSLSYSPPRHVRAARSSPARRSGSRLSPRSSSSSRRRK; this is translated from the exons ATGTACAATGGTATTGGCCTGACGACTCCTCGGGGCAGCGGCACCAATGGCTACGTGCAGCGCAACCTGTCCAGCCTGCGGGTCAAGAGGCCGCGGGATGAGCGCGGCGGCGAGCGGGACGAGAAGGACCGCGAGCGACTGGAGAGTCAGCTCAACCGGCAGCCCAACGCCGACATCCTGGAGCACCAGCGCAAGAGGCAGCTGGAGGTCAAATGTGCCGAACTGCAGGACATGATGGAGGAGCAAGG ATATTCTGTCGAGGAGATCGATGAAAAGGTGAACAGTTTCCGCATGATGCTGCTGGAGAAGGAGGAGCCGGCTCCCGCTGCAGCTCAGAAACCAAC CGTGACAGAAACGCACGCCCTGGCTGCAGCCAACCAGCAGAAGAACGACCGTCTTCGCGCCGCTTTCGGCATCTCCAGCGACTACGTGGACGGGTCGTCCTTCCACGCCGACCGcaaggagaaggagaaagagaagaggGAGCAGGAACGTCTGGAGCgggagaagctgcagcagcagcagaaatacAC CTTGGTGGAAGATTCAGATGACTCTGATTCTCCTCCAAAGAAGCGCGGTcgcaagaagaaaaagaaaaacaagaacagagaCAG cagctcagagagttcgTCCCCGTCTCCCCGCAAAGACAAGAAGAAatccaagaagaagaaaaagaaacg GGAGGCGTCAGAAGACGAAGATGACAG TTCCTCGGATGAGAAGGAGAAGCTCtcaaagaagaaaaggaaaaggagTGAAAGCTCCAGTCCTCCAAAAGCAAAGTCGGGTCGACGCCGGAGCGTCTCCTCCAGCTCAGGCAGCAG CAGCCAGTCCCCACCTCCATCACGATCACGTCTAAAGGAACAAACGGCCAAGAAACCTGAAGGTAGAAAGGAGAAGTCACCAGACAGGAGGCGCCGTGGTTCTGAGGAGCACAGCCCACAACGTCGAGCAGGAGAAGGG AGGAGACCCAATCCTGAGAGGGAAAAGGAGCAACGCAGGGAGATGGAAAAGACCAAGAGGAGACATGACTCCTCGTCCTCTCCTTCTCCAGAAAAGGACAAAAACCTTGATAGAGGGAGAGGAAGAAGATCTAGAAGcaaacaaagagagagagaaaaggggcAGACCAGGAACACGGATGTGGACACAAGACAGCACTCCAGGAATGTGGAGCTGGAGAAGAGGAGGCGTTCCAGGAGCATAGAGGTGGAGAAGAGGAGGCGTTCCAGGAGCATAGAGATGGATAAGAGGAGGAGGCGTTCCAGGAGCATAGAGATGGAGAAACGGAGGCGTTCCAGGAGCATAGAGATGGAGAAGAGAAGGAGGCGTTCCCGGAGCATAGAGATGGAGAAGAGAAGGAGGCGTTCCAGGAGCATAGAgatggagaagaggagaagcATAGAGATGGAGAAGAGGAGGCGTTCTGAGAGTGTGGAAATGGATAAAGGAGACCAATCCAGAAGTGATGAAGAGATTAGAGAAGTCAGAAACAAAGGAAAGGCAAGCATACCTCAGAGGATCAGACAAGACTCTTCCTcgtctccttctcctcctcctcctcaacaAGAACAGGAAAGGAGCAGAGTCCCAGATCGAGAAAAAGATGGGAACAAACAGCACAGAACGACAAGACACGACTCTTCGTCTCCCTCCCCTCCACCTCCTGAAAAGGAAAGGGCAAGGAGAGGAAGGAGTGGAGATAAAGACCGCATACCTGAGAAGGACATTCTGTCAAACTCACGGGCACGGAGTGAAAAAGACACCAAGAAAGATGATGTTGAGCGGCCGGATAGACCGCCCTCTCCTCACCAGCAGAAGGGTGACAGGGTAAGAGGCGGGCATCTGGCCCGTGACTCCCCGTTGCCGCCCTCCGGCCCGTCCAATGGAGGCCAGCTTGAGAGGCCGAGCGAGAGGAGGCAAGAAACGAACAAGGAAAGGTCGACAGACAGGCATTTGAATAAACAAAAGGAAGAAGGTGGGGAGAAACGGAGAATAGAGGTTCAGAGGGCTTCATCCTCAGAGGGTAGAAGAGACGGGCCAAGACCTTCGGAGACGTCACGGAGCGAACGGCAGGAGAAGCTGAGGAGCCCGGTGAAGGAGAAAAGGGTAGAGGACAAAGTAAAACAACCCGCGAAACGAcaagaaagcagcagcagcagtagtagcagcagcagcagtgataGTGACAGCGACAGctcgtcctcctcctcgtcatcttcgtcctcctcttcatcatcgtCCTCTGAAGATGAGGGTGACGCCAATAAAGCGGCATCACCAGAACAGGAAAGAAGCGTTCCCAGGAAGAATTATCCGTCGGCCATCGGAGCTGCGGTCGAGAGGTTTCTGGCCAACGGGAAGAAAGAAAGCTCTGCCTCTGAGGGCGATGGAACCGGACGCCCCCACAGAGACCGGGAACCTGCCGTGAACAAAACCGAGCGTGAAAGTCCGCCTCGCGAAGATCCCGCAGAAGATCTCCCACCTCAAGCAACAGGACAAGAGCGTTATAGTCCCACGCATGTAGAAAGCCGCAGCCCATCTCCTTCACCACCCAGCAGAGGCAGAAGGTACTCTCCTGAGACCAGAGCTGGGGACAGGGCAAAGGACAAGGATGCCATCAAGAGGACCACAAGGTCCAGCCCCATAGCAAGGAGTTCACAGTCTCCACCTCAGAGGGCCTCCACAATCCCAGCACCTGCTCGCACACCTCCAAGGCAGTACCAAGAACCCCCATCACGGTCCAGGAGACCTTCTCCGCCTCTATCCCGGTTAGACCGCGACAGAGACAGGGTGAAGGGACGAGAATGGGAGAGAGTAGGCAGACGGAGCAGGTCCAGAAGTCCAAGGAGGCGCAGCAGATCTAGGCCAAGAAGTCCAAGGAGGCGCAGTGGTTCAAGGCCAAGAAGTCCAAGGAGGCGCAGTGGTTCAAGGCCAAGAAGTCCAAGGAGGCGCAGTGGTTCAAGGCCAAGAAGTCCAAGGAGGCGCAGTGGTTCAAGGCCAAGAAGTCCAAGGAGGCGCAGTGGTTCAAGGCCAAGAAGTCCAAGGAGGCGCAGTGGTTCTAGGCCAAGAAGTCCAAGGAGGCGCAATGGGTCTAGGCCCAGAAGTCCGAGGAGACGCAGCATTTCTAGGCCCAGAAGTCCAAGGAGACGCAGCATTTCTAGGCCCAGAAGTCCGAGGAGACGCAGCATTTCTAGGCCCAGAAGTCCAAGGAGACGCAGCATTTCTAGGCCCACAAGTCCAAGGAGACGCAGCATTTCTAGGCCAAGAAGTCCAAGACGGCGCAGCGGTTCTAGGTTGAGAAATCTGAGAGGCCGCAGCGGATCTAGGCCTATATCCAGACCTAAAAGTCCAAGGAGGCGCAGCAGGTCCACGTCAAGAATCATCGGGCGGCCAAGTCCGCCCAGCAG GTTCCGCCGCTCGCCGTCTCCTCAGCGGCGAGGGAGGACCAGTCGCTCGCCGTCTGCAGAGAGGCTGAGGGAGCCTGAGAGGGGCCGGCAGAGGGACGTCCCACAAGAGAGACAGCCTGCAAAGGTCGTCTCCCCACCCCAAAGATCCTCCTCGTCCTCATCTTCATCCAGCTccggctcctcctcctcctcttcatcctctcccTCACCGCCGCGAGCGAGGAAGGACGAGAAGCCTCCAGCGGAGCGGGACCCGAGGCCGCCTCAGGACAACGGAAAGCCAAAGAGTCGCTCCTCTTCCTCGCAGGCTCCTTCCAGGGACTCCCCTATTGCTGCGGCACCCGCCGGGAGAAGCCCGCCGTCAGAGTCGCGGCGGTCTGATGAAATCCCGCCAAGGTCCCCAgccctcagccaatcagatggcAGACGGCCGGCTCCAGGTCGGAGCAGGAAGCCGACGTCGCCGGTCGCCCACCAGCAGCCGGAAAAAGCCGTCGGGAAAGACACGGCTGTCAACGGGAAGGAGAAAGccaagaggagcagcagctccagctcctcttcctcctcctcctcttcatcgtcgtcatcctcctcctcgtcctcttcatcctcctcttcaGACAGCTCTGACTCTGAAGTGGAGCAGGGCAAAGG GAAGCCGGTGAAAGCCCGAAGCTCTCActcttcatcttcctcatccAGCGACGAAAAGGACACAAAGAAAAAGAG CCCAGCGAGGCCTCGCCGTGTCCCGGCTGATTCTCTGAGGGATTCCCGCTCGCTCAGCTATTCTCCGCCCAGACACGTCCGAGCTGCTCGCTCCTCGCCCGCTCGAAG GAGCGGAAGCAGATTGTCGCCGAGGTCCTCGTCGAGCAGCAGGCGAAGGAAATGA